gaaaccGATAACAGCCTTGGTGAGAACATCAAGAACAGCGTAGATGACGACCTCGGTGCCGACCTTAACCTGCCAAGCGCCACCAGCAGCACCCCAGACACTGTCGCAATGTTAGCATGACATCAATTGACCAAAGTACTAGAAAAACTTACACAATGTAGACGATCCAAAGGATCAGAGAAGCGACAGAGACGGAGCCAAAGAGTCGGGCAATCTTGGTACCGCGAGCTCGAGAAGTTCGTGAGCCGGGGACAGCGACGTGCCAGATGGTAAAGACGAAGCCGACGATGCTAATAGCGTACCATCCCCACTTCTGAGCAGTGTTGGCATGTCCGACAGCAGAGAAAGCACCGGcaaggacaaagatgacattGGCGATGACGGCCATGATGGTGTGAGCACCGTCAACACCAGCCAGCAAGCAAAGCTCGACAACCAGAATAGGTGTAGAAATGGCCCAGTCGACGTAGCGCGCCCAGAAGACCTGGCGACAGACATCG
This is a stretch of genomic DNA from Fusarium graminearum PH-1 chromosome 4, whole genome shotgun sequence. It encodes these proteins:
- a CDS encoding opsin-1, with product MEAFKTHGGVSPIPTVIPEPTHYQTIGHNGVRALWVLFVAMTVVSAIFAILSWNVAVQRRVFYFLSTLTTIISALAYFAMASGQTSHFNCASVRDHHKHVPDTHHDVCRQVFWARYVDWAISTPILVVELCLLAGVDGAHTIMAVIANVIFVLAGAFSAVGHANTAQKWGWYAISIVGFVFTIWHVAVPGSRTSRARGTKIARLFGSVSVASLILWIVYIVVWGAAGGAWQVKVGTEVVIYAVLDVLTKAVIGFWIITATRQNRDTTPEIGGYWANGAGAEGTIRVGDDDEGA